A window of Candidatus Nanoarchaeia archaeon genomic DNA:
CCGAAGGAGCGCCCGGAAATGTTTGGCATTTCCGATGGCAACCTTGAAAAGATTTTCACCGGAGCCGTAGGTAACTGGCCCCTGCATTCGCTTCCTCCAAAAGCAAACAAAGACATTACCGCGCAGTTATAGGCAGCTGCTGAGAGGAAAAGAAAACATTTCCGATGCCGGTTCCAACCCGCAGTGCTGCCTGGCTTCCGACCCTATTGAGAAGCTCAAAAAGTCCTTTCTTCGCTTCATACTCTACAAGGACAGGCTCAATCTTCTGTGTTTTGCGGATGTAGTCAAGCCCAGCTTGCCTGTCTCCCAATTCATCAACCAAGCCAAGTTCCTTAGCCTCAGAACCCAGATAGAATATTCCAGTTGCAAGCGTTTCAACAGAGTCTTTTGGAAGATTCCTGTTCTTCGCAACCTCATCCACAAAATAGCCATGGATCATATCAAGCTTTCTCTGCAGGAGACGGACCTCCTCAGGGCTCAGCTTTCTCAGCGGGCTTCCGATATCCTTATACGGTCCAGAAACAAGCCGCTGGTAGGTTACATTGTGCTCTGTCAAAAACCCGGAAAAGTCAAGATACGAAGAAATCACTCCGATAGAGCCTGTGATAGACATCGGATTGGCAATGATATAATCTGTTGCAGACGCGACCCAG
This region includes:
- the sppA gene encoding signal peptide peptidase SppA — protein: MNKVLVAALIAGGALLVFAFLAAGILTLIAGGSSLAGGNVALITISGTIVTEDSFDIFPSEVTVSEDIVEFIDKAEKDPLIRAILFEINSPGGSAVASQEIGNAIKKSKKLTVAVIRDVGASGGYWVASATDYIIANPMSITGSIGVISSYLDFSGFLTEHNVTYQRLVSGPYKDIGSPLRKLSPEEVRLLQRKLDMIHGYFVDEVAKNRNLPKDSVETLATGIFYLGSEAKELGLVDELGDRQAGLDYIRKTQKIEPVLVEYEAKKGLFELLNRVGSQAALRVGTGIGNVFFSSQQLPITAR